A region from the Aphis gossypii isolate Hap1 chromosome 1, ASM2018417v2, whole genome shotgun sequence genome encodes:
- the LOC114124169 gene encoding talin-1-like: MATLSLRIRFVDDGVTKTIQFDPSTSVYEACCQISGKASSDHLSEYTLFLADEDSKKGIYLEPARNFEYYILRNGDLLEYRKKVRPLKVSTLDGTVKTLMIDDTQPVANLMAVVCAKLGITNHDEYSLVREFPEGDENNVNAGNSIKRDHKMEHLRKKLKTDEETNWINPGASLREQGIDEKEGVLLKRKFFFSDGNIDSHDPIQLNLLYVETRDAILKGTHPVTENLAIQLAGLQTHIQFGNHDETKHKPPLLDLKEFLPQSYIKNKGIEKKILIEHKKYIDLPELEAKVLYTRTVRALPTYGVTFFLVKEEMKGKNKLVPRILGVTKDSVLRLDERSKEILQNWPLTSVRRWGASPHTFTLDFGDYSDRYYSVQTTEAEQILQLISGYIDIILKKKEAKDHFGIDANEHSTVMEDTVSPLKAIVIESNGHKVKTESVAKPAILRVPQEATSYTTGYISEEQYTSIEITCTEAISGVLEDLDTTMSESNNLELEINEQKFSDYRENILKTSKTLVENTKSLVAGVGVSKEQLDDSSRNAVTTVLKLVELVKSGAASLDDREVQIKLITAVKDVASSLGELIKGCFETPSMEELKDKAKVLVTNVTSLLKTVKSVDDERTKNTNVMESTVELIEKDLQRNYNVSNYETTTESLIQSAKCIDETTKNMLDIVYKGKPNDVRNAVQESHKSVSELLTACHGKNLNEKVLDAGRQVAEEFKTFLSTVLENSKRPCTTTKRVLEEVSQRLSSKVHYLITIVEHIETIEYHLLDSATSIDTAVKKLDTIQPRPYEFKVDETCWKSDEVILEAVKSIAAATCALVKTASLAQHEIGVDEGVDGLVYAARMVATATHTLVECAREIIEGLSSEDKLISAANQVASCTTQLLVACKVKADPNSDATKRLLASGNVVKRATENVVRAARQAMKTDEIKNLILNEKMVGGMAQEIDARSDVLRIERELEEARKRLVVIRQAKNRSVDSY, from the exons ATGGCTACGCTTTCTTTACGTATTCGGTTTGTGGACGACGGGGTGACGAAGACGATACAATTCGACCCGTCTACGTCTGTGTACGAGGCGTGCTGTCAGATCAGCGGAAAAGCGTCATCTGACCATCTGTCGGAGTACACATTGTTTTTGGCCGACGAAGATTCCAAAAAAGGCATATACCTCGAACCTGCACGTAATTTCGAGTATTATATTCTGCGAAATGGCGACTTACTTGAATATCGCAAGAAAGTGCGTCCACTTAAGGTTAGCACACTTGACGGGACTGTAAAAACCTTAATGATAGACGATACCCAGCCCGTTGCCAACCTTATGGCCGTGGTTTGTGCTAAACTGGGCATAACTAACCACGATGAGTACAGTTTGGTGCGCGAATTTCCCGAAGGCGATGAAAATAATGTCAATGCGGGAAATTCAATTAAACGGGATCATAAGATGGAACATTTGCGTAAAAAATTGAAGACAGATGAAGAAACTAATTGGATTAATCCAGGAGCGAGTTTACGAGAACAGGGAATTGATGAAAAGGAAGGGGTTTTATTAAAACGCAAGTTTTTCTTTTCAGACGGTAACATAGATTCCCATGAtccaattcaattaaatttattatatgttgaaACGAGGGATGCTATTTTAAAAGGTACTCATCCTGTTACTGAAAATCTTGCAATCCAGTTAGCAGGTTTACAAACACATATTCAATTTGGCAATCACGATGAAACTAAACATAAACCTCCGTTATTGGATTTAAAAGAATTCCTGCCacaatcttatattaaaaataaaggtattgaaaaaaaaatactcattgAACACAAGAAATACATAGATTTACCTGAGCTTGAAGCCAAAGTTTTGTACACTAGAACTGTCCGAGCACTTCCAACATATGGTGTTACATTTTTCTTAGTTAAAGAGGAAAtgaaaggtaaaaataaacttgtgCCTAGAATTCTTGGAGTTACTAAAGATTCTGTGTTACGCTTGGATGAACGAAGTAaagaaatattacaaaattggcCTTTAACTAGTGTTCGGCGGTGGGGTGCTTCACCTCATACATTTACATTAGATTTTGGCGATTATTCTGATCGTTATTATTCTGTCCAAACCACAGAGGCAGAGCAAATACTACAATTAATATCTggttatattgatataattttaaaaaaaaaagaagctaAGGATCATTTTGGAATCGATGCTAATGAACATTCTACAGTGATGGAAGATACAGTAAGTCCATTAAAAGCAATTGTGATAGAAAGTAATGGTCATAAGGTAAAAACTGAATCTGTTGCTAAGCCTGCTATTCTCAGAGTTCCACAAGAGGCCACATCTTATACAACTGGATACATTTCTGAGGAACAATATACTTCTATTGAAATTACCTGCACTGAAGCCATATCAGGTGTTTTAGAAGATCTTGATACCACTATGTctgaaagtaataatttagaattagaaataaatgaaCAGAAATTTTCTGACTACagggaaaacattttaaaaacttccaAAACACTGGTAGAAAATACCAAATCATTAGTGGCAGGTGTTGGAGTGTCCAAAGAACAATTGGACGATTCTTCTAGAAATGCAGTAACCACAGTATTGAAACTTGTAGAACTTGTAAAGTCTGGTGCAGCTTCATTAGATGACCGTGAAgttcaaattaaattgattacagCCGTAAAAGATGTTGCTAGTTCACTTGGAGAATTAATTAAGGGTTGTTTTGAAACTCCATCTATGGAGGAACTAAAGGACAAAGCAAAAGTGTTGGTGACTAATGTTACTTCTTTATTGAAAACTGTGAAATCTGTAGATGATGAACgtacaaaaaatactaatgttATGGAATCAACAGTTGAATTGATTGAAAAAGATTTGcaaagaaattataatgtatcaaaTTATGAGACAACGACAGAATCACTTATTCAATCTGCAAAGTGTATTGATgaaacaactaaaaatatgttagatATTGTTTACAAAGGAAAACCAAATGATGTCAGAAATGCAGTACAAGAAAGTCATAAATCAGTTAGCGAGTTATTAACTGCTTGTCAtgggaaaaatttaaatgaaaaagtgtTGGATGCTGGACGTCAAGTTGCTGAAGAATTTAAGACCTTTTTGTCTACAGTTTTAGAAAATTCCAAAAGGCCTTGTACTACTACAAAACGGGTTTTAGAAGAAGTATCTCAACGCCTATCATCAaaggtacattatttaattacaattgtgGAGCATATTGAAACTATAGAATATCATTTATTGGATTCAGCAACTTCAATCGATACAGCCGTTAAAAAACTTGATACAATTCAACCCAGGCCTTACGAATTCAAAGTTGATGAAACTTGCTGGAAATCTGATGAAGTTATTCTAGAAGCTGTAAAATCAATTGCGGCTGCTACCTGTGCATTAGTCAAAACAGCTTCACTTGCACAACATGAAATCGGAGTTGATGAAGGGGTAGATGGATTAGTGTATGCTGCTAGAATGGTTGCCACAGCAACTCATACCTTAGTAGAATGTGCTCGTGAAATAATTGAAGGTTTATCAAGCGAAGACAAACTGATATCTGCAGCTAATCAAGTGGCTTCTTGCACAACACAACTTTTAGTTGCATGCAAAGTAAAAGCAGATCCAAATAGTGATGCTACAAAGCGCCTTTTAGCTTCag gtaacGTAGTAAAACGTGCAACTGAAAATGTAGTTCGTGCAGCTCGCCAAGCCATGAAAACTGatgaaatcaaaaatcttatattaaatgaaaaaatggtcGGTGGTATGGCCCAAGAAATAGATGCTAGATCTGATGTGTTAAGAATTGAAAGAGAGTTAGAAGAGGCAAGAAAAAGATTAGTTGTTATCAGACAAGCAAAAAATAGAAGTGTTGATAGTTATTAA
- the LOC114124172 gene encoding thiamin pyrophosphokinase 1 isoform X1, whose product MKIPCSIAINWLSKICYSRAMISDPPKSRDWWPDLEDLRLANTAVVVLNTSIENPPKLVRHLWNNSWLRVTVDGGTNKWHSFVKQNSFDDLKFPDLITGDLDSANPAVVDQFVSMGSTIIPTPNQDETDFTKALKEVKKYSAKHCKSIDSIIVMVNMCHRVDHFLSNLNTLYKSKTKDLYFDEDIYLLGRNSLTWLLQAGTHRIHVPQSLRFHPENNYVGFFPMGSACNECTTTGLKWNLSGKPMEMGGLTSSSNTFNGEPIVTITNSSPLLWTMTMGYEESF is encoded by the exons ATGAAAATCCCGTGTTCCATTGCCATTAATTGGCTATCGAAAATTTGTTATTCACGAG CTATGATCTCCGATCCTCCTAAGTCCCGAGACTGGTGGCCAGATTTGGAAGACTTACGACTGGCGAACACGGCTGTGGTTGTGTTAAACACAAGCATTGAAAATCCACCAAAGCTGGTGCGGCATCTGTGGAATAATT CCTGGCTCCGAGTGACTGTCGATGGTGGCACAAACAAATGGCACAGTTTTGTCAAACAAAACTCATTTGATGACTTAAAATTCCCCGACCTCATAACTGGTGATCTAGATTCGGCCAACCCTGCTGTCGTTGATCAGTTTGTATCAATGGGTTCAACAATCATTCCCACACCCAACCAGGATGAGACAGACTTCACCAAAGCACTTAAAGAGGTTAAGAAATACTCTgcaa aacattgTAAATCAATAGattctattattgttatggttAACATGTGCCATAGGGTCGATCATTTCTTGTCAAATTTAAACACTTTGTACAAATCTAAAACTAAAGATCTTTATTTCGACGAAGACATATATCTTCTAGGGAGAAATTCATTGACCTGGTTGCTCCAGGCCGGCACACATCGTATCCATGTTCCTCAGTCCCTCAGGTTTCACCCAGAGAATAATTATGTAGGATTTTTTCCAATGGGTTCGGCATGCAACGAATGTACAACTACAGGACTCAAATGGAATTTAA GTGGAAAACCTATGGAAATGGGAGGACTTACCAGCAGTAGTAATACATTCAATGGAGAACCAATTGTCACAATCACCAACAGTTCTCCACTATTGTGGACAATGACTATGGGCTATGAAGAAAGTTTCTAA
- the LOC114124172 gene encoding thiamin pyrophosphokinase 1 isoform X2 yields the protein MISDPPKSRDWWPDLEDLRLANTAVVVLNTSIENPPKLVRHLWNNSWLRVTVDGGTNKWHSFVKQNSFDDLKFPDLITGDLDSANPAVVDQFVSMGSTIIPTPNQDETDFTKALKEVKKYSAKHCKSIDSIIVMVNMCHRVDHFLSNLNTLYKSKTKDLYFDEDIYLLGRNSLTWLLQAGTHRIHVPQSLRFHPENNYVGFFPMGSACNECTTTGLKWNLSGKPMEMGGLTSSSNTFNGEPIVTITNSSPLLWTMTMGYEESF from the exons ATGATCTCCGATCCTCCTAAGTCCCGAGACTGGTGGCCAGATTTGGAAGACTTACGACTGGCGAACACGGCTGTGGTTGTGTTAAACACAAGCATTGAAAATCCACCAAAGCTGGTGCGGCATCTGTGGAATAATT CCTGGCTCCGAGTGACTGTCGATGGTGGCACAAACAAATGGCACAGTTTTGTCAAACAAAACTCATTTGATGACTTAAAATTCCCCGACCTCATAACTGGTGATCTAGATTCGGCCAACCCTGCTGTCGTTGATCAGTTTGTATCAATGGGTTCAACAATCATTCCCACACCCAACCAGGATGAGACAGACTTCACCAAAGCACTTAAAGAGGTTAAGAAATACTCTgcaa aacattgTAAATCAATAGattctattattgttatggttAACATGTGCCATAGGGTCGATCATTTCTTGTCAAATTTAAACACTTTGTACAAATCTAAAACTAAAGATCTTTATTTCGACGAAGACATATATCTTCTAGGGAGAAATTCATTGACCTGGTTGCTCCAGGCCGGCACACATCGTATCCATGTTCCTCAGTCCCTCAGGTTTCACCCAGAGAATAATTATGTAGGATTTTTTCCAATGGGTTCGGCATGCAACGAATGTACAACTACAGGACTCAAATGGAATTTAA GTGGAAAACCTATGGAAATGGGAGGACTTACCAGCAGTAGTAATACATTCAATGGAGAACCAATTGTCACAATCACCAACAGTTCTCCACTATTGTGGACAATGACTATGGGCTATGAAGAAAGTTTCTAA